A single region of the Paramicrobacterium fandaimingii genome encodes:
- a CDS encoding PQQ-dependent sugar dehydrogenase: MPANAYARRMLRLAAVAAASALLLCACSPAQPRAQNSAPANTTAPAMPNGEYDVLATQLDAPWSIVPLESGVLLSLRDSAQIVHLTDEGDRQVIGTVDAAAPAGEGGLLGLALHSEDTDDAWLYAYVTTATDNRIVRYSVTGLPHDPQLGSAVEVLTGIPKATIHNGGRLAFGPDGMLYATTGDATGDDIAHDVDSLAGKILRMTPDGGVPVDNPFDGSLVYSLGHRNPQGLAWTEDGRMWASEFGQNTWDELNLIEPGADYGWPTVEGIAHDESFTDPVLQWSTDEASPSGLTALGDTLYMAGLGGERLWVITTTADDAHAAAFFEDELGRIRDVVATASGSLLLVTNNTDGRGNPGPDDDRLITVHVNESGAG; encoded by the coding sequence ATGCCCGCAAACGCATATGCCAGACGGATGCTGCGGCTCGCTGCCGTCGCAGCGGCATCCGCTCTTCTGCTCTGCGCCTGCTCCCCGGCTCAGCCTCGCGCCCAGAACTCCGCTCCCGCAAACACGACGGCACCGGCAATGCCCAATGGGGAATACGACGTGCTCGCGACGCAGCTCGACGCGCCATGGTCGATCGTGCCCCTCGAATCCGGCGTTCTCCTCTCTCTGCGCGACAGCGCCCAGATCGTGCATCTCACCGACGAGGGCGATCGACAGGTGATCGGCACCGTCGACGCGGCCGCTCCCGCGGGCGAGGGCGGGCTTCTCGGCCTTGCCCTGCACAGCGAAGACACAGACGACGCGTGGCTCTACGCGTATGTGACGACGGCGACAGATAACCGCATCGTGCGCTACTCCGTCACGGGGCTGCCTCACGACCCACAGCTGGGCTCGGCAGTCGAGGTTCTCACCGGCATCCCCAAAGCCACAATTCACAACGGCGGCCGCCTTGCATTCGGACCAGACGGGATGCTGTACGCGACGACAGGCGATGCGACAGGCGACGATATCGCGCACGACGTGGATTCTCTCGCGGGTAAGATTCTGCGCATGACGCCTGACGGCGGCGTCCCGGTCGACAATCCGTTTGACGGATCTCTCGTGTATTCCCTCGGCCACCGCAATCCGCAGGGACTCGCGTGGACGGAAGACGGACGAATGTGGGCAAGCGAGTTCGGCCAGAACACGTGGGACGAGCTGAACCTCATCGAACCCGGCGCCGACTACGGGTGGCCAACGGTCGAGGGCATTGCCCACGACGAGAGCTTCACCGATCCGGTGCTGCAGTGGTCGACAGACGAGGCGAGCCCGAGCGGCCTCACCGCGCTCGGTGACACGCTGTACATGGCCGGACTCGGAGGTGAGCGGCTGTGGGTGATCACCACCACGGCAGACGACGCGCACGCCGCCGCGTTCTTCGAAGACGAGCTCGGCCGCATTCGCGACGTCGTGGCAACGGCATCCGGATCGCTCCTGCTCGTCACGAACAACACAGACGGACGGGGAAACCCCGGCCCGGATGACGACAGGCTGATCACGGTGCACGTCAACGAGAGCGGCGCGGGTTAG
- a CDS encoding spermidine synthase: MSEIPSIVLSGSGLAARIEPDTFQDGAFQLVVDGTPQSHVNMGDPRELFFEYVRRIGHVVDLVRPTGTPITAVHLGAGALTLPRYVDATRPGSRQQVIELERDLVDFVREHLPWSKKAQIRVRYGDARDMLGRLPAGLNGTVDLVISDIFSGSQTPAHVTSTEFYERVATLLSPDGMLAVNVADGPGLAFTRSQAATLSEVFGEVAALADTQILKGRRFGNVVLVASRSMLPLDMVPRLLAGGPYPAKLVAGRELRDFIAGARPVVDSEAQPSPLPSRNVFDV; this comes from the coding sequence GTGAGCGAGATTCCGTCGATCGTGCTGTCGGGCAGCGGCCTGGCCGCGCGCATCGAGCCCGATACCTTTCAAGACGGCGCCTTTCAACTCGTTGTCGACGGCACTCCGCAGTCGCACGTGAACATGGGCGATCCGCGCGAGCTGTTCTTCGAGTACGTGCGCCGCATCGGCCACGTCGTCGACCTTGTGCGTCCCACAGGCACGCCGATCACCGCCGTGCACCTCGGAGCGGGTGCGCTCACGCTTCCGCGCTACGTCGATGCCACTCGCCCGGGCTCACGCCAGCAGGTGATCGAGTTGGAGCGCGACCTCGTCGACTTCGTGCGAGAGCACCTTCCCTGGTCGAAGAAGGCCCAGATTCGCGTGCGGTACGGTGACGCCCGCGACATGCTCGGCCGACTTCCTGCCGGCCTGAACGGCACAGTCGACCTGGTGATCAGCGACATCTTCAGCGGCTCCCAGACGCCGGCACATGTGACGAGCACGGAGTTCTACGAGCGGGTAGCGACTCTCCTCTCACCAGACGGGATGCTCGCGGTCAACGTCGCCGACGGACCCGGACTCGCCTTCACACGCAGCCAAGCGGCAACGCTGAGCGAGGTGTTCGGGGAGGTCGCCGCTCTTGCGGACACGCAGATTCTCAAGGGACGCCGCTTCGGCAACGTCGTGCTCGTCGCCTCCCGCTCGATGCTGCCGCTCGACATGGTTCCCCGCTTGCTCGCCGGAGGTCCGTACCCGGCGAAGCTCGTCGCGGGCAGGGAGCTGAGGGACTTCATCGCCGGCGCCCGCCCCGTTGTCGACAGCGAGGCTCAGCCGTCTCCGCTGCCGTCGCGAAACGTGTTTGACGTGTAG
- a CDS encoding 5-oxoprolinase subunit PxpA — protein MDLNCDLGETVDGQPTADDAAMFSYISSANVACGFHAGDADSMAASCDMAVQHGVAIGAHVSYLDPAHFGRADVDIDRAALVGHIVEQIGTLAEIAAAAGTTVRYVKPHGALYNRIAWDAERADAVAEAVASCGLLPIMGLPESRIAEAASGHGLTFIREAFVDRGYTAQGALVPRGEPGALLPADAVAERAVAMSVERIVVAETGERIRLDVDSLCVHGDTPGAVRMAAEVRAALEASAITIAAVTS, from the coding sequence ATCGATCTCAACTGCGATCTTGGTGAGACCGTCGACGGGCAGCCGACGGCAGACGACGCCGCGATGTTTTCGTACATCTCCAGTGCGAACGTCGCGTGCGGTTTTCACGCCGGTGACGCCGACAGCATGGCGGCGTCGTGCGACATGGCTGTGCAGCACGGGGTCGCGATTGGAGCCCACGTCTCGTATCTCGACCCAGCGCACTTCGGACGCGCAGACGTCGACATCGACAGAGCGGCCCTCGTCGGGCACATCGTCGAGCAGATCGGCACGCTCGCAGAGATCGCGGCTGCCGCCGGCACCACCGTGCGCTACGTGAAGCCGCACGGTGCGCTCTACAACCGCATAGCGTGGGACGCCGAAAGGGCGGATGCCGTCGCAGAAGCCGTCGCCTCGTGCGGTCTGCTGCCGATCATGGGGCTGCCCGAATCGCGCATCGCCGAGGCGGCATCCGGCCATGGCCTTACCTTCATTCGGGAGGCGTTCGTCGACCGCGGGTATACCGCTCAGGGTGCGCTCGTTCCGCGCGGTGAGCCGGGGGCGCTTCTGCCGGCGGATGCCGTGGCAGAACGCGCCGTCGCCATGAGCGTCGAGCGAATCGTCGTTGCCGAGACGGGGGAGCGCATTCGGCTTGACGTCGATTCGCTGTGTGTGCACGGAGACACTCCGGGCGCCGTGCGCATGGCCGCCGAGGTCAGGGCCGCGCTCGAGGCATCCGCCATCACGATTGCGGCGGTTACCTCGTGA
- a CDS encoding 5-oxoprolinase subunit B family protein: MSEHPARTIRAVGDLALLVECESLSEVMALHRGLADRPGCVIDVVPAARTILVTVARHHDVESVRRWLADAALVPAAPTADSEPVHIDVHYDGADLADVARHTGLSEREVIACHTRSTWRVAFGGFAPGFAYLVTDHERLAVPRRASPRTEVPAGSVALAGAFAGVYPRSSPGGWQLIGRTDADLWNVERQHPALLEPGAVVVFREAS, from the coding sequence GTGAGTGAGCACCCTGCACGCACCATCCGCGCCGTCGGTGACCTGGCGCTTCTCGTCGAGTGCGAGTCGCTCAGCGAGGTGATGGCGCTGCACCGGGGGCTCGCTGACAGGCCTGGCTGCGTGATCGACGTTGTTCCGGCTGCGCGCACAATCCTTGTGACTGTCGCGCGGCACCACGACGTCGAGTCTGTTCGCCGGTGGCTTGCCGATGCAGCGCTCGTCCCGGCCGCGCCGACTGCCGACTCGGAGCCGGTGCACATCGACGTTCACTACGACGGCGCCGATCTGGCCGACGTCGCACGGCACACGGGGCTCAGCGAGCGCGAGGTGATCGCGTGCCATACGCGGTCGACCTGGCGGGTGGCGTTCGGCGGCTTCGCGCCGGGCTTCGCCTACCTCGTGACCGACCACGAGCGTCTTGCCGTGCCGCGCCGCGCGTCACCGCGAACGGAGGTGCCTGCTGGCTCCGTCGCGCTCGCCGGGGCCTTCGCCGGCGTCTACCCGCGCTCGTCGCCCGGCGGATGGCAGCTCATCGGCCGCACCGACGCCGATCTGTGGAACGTCGAGCGACAGCATCCTGCCCTTCTCGAGCCGGGAGCGGTCGTCGTCTTTCGGGAGGCGTCATGA
- a CDS encoding biotin-dependent carboxyltransferase family protein translates to MTQLAIVESGPLTTVQDLGRPGFAHIGVPSSGALDRGALRLANRLVGNSEADAALEITVGGFEARATADVWVAVTGAWCPITVEGEQVDPNTPVRVRAGQTLRVDAAAGGLRAYLGVRGGIESTPVLGSRSRDTLSGLGPEPLAAGDELAVGAVPDSPIPALEIAPWSPPTLERVEMPVVLGPRREWFEDAAVAAFFDTVWVLDAASDRVGARLVGDPVARRIDAELPSEGMVAGAIQVPPSGLPTVLLADHPVTGGYPVIAVVASEALDVFAQLRPGQELAFRRA, encoded by the coding sequence ATGACACAGCTCGCCATCGTTGAATCCGGCCCGCTCACTACGGTGCAGGATCTCGGGCGCCCGGGGTTTGCACACATCGGCGTGCCGTCTTCTGGGGCGCTCGATCGCGGCGCGCTGCGACTGGCCAATCGCCTCGTCGGCAACAGTGAGGCCGACGCCGCGCTCGAGATCACGGTCGGCGGCTTCGAGGCCCGCGCGACCGCCGACGTCTGGGTGGCGGTCACGGGCGCGTGGTGCCCCATCACCGTCGAGGGCGAGCAGGTCGATCCCAATACTCCGGTGCGCGTGCGGGCAGGGCAGACGCTGCGGGTGGATGCCGCGGCGGGCGGCCTTCGGGCGTATCTCGGCGTGCGTGGCGGCATCGAGTCGACGCCCGTTCTGGGGTCGCGCTCCCGTGACACGCTGTCGGGGCTCGGGCCTGAGCCTCTCGCGGCGGGTGACGAGCTCGCCGTCGGCGCGGTGCCCGATTCGCCGATTCCTGCGCTCGAGATCGCGCCGTGGAGCCCGCCGACGCTGGAGCGCGTCGAAATGCCCGTCGTGCTCGGGCCGCGACGGGAATGGTTCGAGGATGCCGCTGTCGCCGCGTTCTTCGACACGGTGTGGGTGCTCGATGCCGCATCGGATCGGGTGGGCGCTCGGCTTGTCGGCGACCCCGTGGCGCGACGCATCGATGCGGAGCTGCCGAGCGAGGGCATGGTGGCTGGTGCGATTCAGGTTCCGCCATCCGGTCTGCCGACGGTGCTGCTCGCCGACCATCCGGTGACGGGCGGCTACCCGGTGATCGCCGTGGTCGCGAGCGAAGCCCTTGATGTGTTCGCGCAGTTGCGGCCGGGGCAGGAGCTCGCGTTCCGCCGCGCCTGA
- the rpoB gene encoding DNA-directed RNA polymerase subunit beta has product MAAARNATTTTSKNGRNASRPSFAKISDTLTVPDLLALQTESFDWLVGNDNWKDRVENAADSDRKDLPNDSGLEEIFEEISPIEDLGETMQLSFANPYLEPEKYSIEECTERGKTYAAPLYVEAEFMNHLTGEIKTQTVFMGDFPLMTEKGTFIINGTERVVVSQLVRSPGVYFDRTPEKTSDKDVFSARIIPSRGAWLEFEIDKRDQVGVRVDRKRKQSVTTFLKALGMTSEEILAEFAGYESIASTLEKDPILTKEDALRDIYRKLRPGEQVAAEAARALLDNFYFNPKRYDLAKVGRYKINKKLGLEAPLSDSVLTVEDVVATIKYLVRLHAGETTFEGLRNGKSADIRLDIDDIDNFGNRRIRAVGELIQNQVRTGLSRMERVVRERMTTQDIEAITPQTLINVRPVVAAIKEFFGTSQLSQFMDQNNPLAGLTHKRRLSALGPGGLSRERAGVEVRDVHPSHYGRMCPIETPEGPNIGLIGSLATFARINAFGFIETPYRRIVKGKVTEKVDYLTAMEEEDYIVAQANAVLNDDSTFRDDRVLARKEDGEVDLVPVDEIAYMDVSPRQMVSVGTSLIPFLEHDDANRALMGANMQRQAVPLLRSESPYVGTGMEGFAAIDAGEVISAEKAGVVSRVSADSVTLQLDEGGTKTYYLDKFLRSNQGNSYNHRVIVNEGDRVEAGEVVADGPSTENGELALGKNLLVAFMPWEGLNFEDAIILSQNVVKDDTLSSIHIEEYEVDARDTKLGKEEITRDLPNVSPDLLKDLDERGVIRIGAEVHPGDILVGKVTPKGETELSAEERLLRAIFNEKSREVRDTSLKVPHGESGTVIAVKEFDAEEGDDELGSGVNRRVVVYIAQKRKITEGDKLAGRHGNKGVISKILPVEDMPFLSDGTPVDIILNPLGIPGRMNFGQVLETHLGWIANQGWKVEGNPEWAKGLPAETREGTPGTKVATPVFDGAEEHEIAGLLDATLPNRDGERMITSTGKTRLFDGRSGEPFPEPVSVGFMYILKLHHLVDDKIHARSTGPYSMITQQPLGGKAQFGGQRFGEMEVWALEAYGAAYALQELLTIKSDDILGRVKVYESIVKGENIQEPGIPESFKVLMKEMQSLCLNVEVLSADGTAVSLRDTDDDAFRAAEELGINISSRFESSSIDEI; this is encoded by the coding sequence TTGGCTGCTGCGCGCAACGCAACCACCACCACATCCAAGAACGGCCGTAACGCATCTCGGCCTTCATTCGCCAAGATCAGTGACACGCTGACCGTCCCAGATCTTCTGGCACTGCAGACGGAGAGCTTCGACTGGCTTGTCGGAAACGACAACTGGAAGGACCGCGTCGAGAACGCGGCGGACTCTGACCGCAAGGACCTGCCGAACGATTCGGGTCTCGAGGAGATCTTCGAGGAGATCTCTCCGATCGAGGACCTCGGCGAGACGATGCAGCTGTCGTTCGCCAACCCGTACCTCGAGCCGGAGAAGTACTCGATCGAGGAGTGCACCGAGCGCGGCAAGACATACGCCGCTCCGCTGTACGTCGAGGCCGAGTTCATGAACCACCTCACGGGTGAGATCAAGACTCAGACGGTGTTCATGGGGGACTTCCCCCTCATGACCGAGAAGGGCACGTTCATCATCAACGGCACCGAGCGTGTCGTCGTGTCCCAGCTCGTCCGAAGCCCCGGCGTGTACTTCGACCGCACACCAGAGAAGACAAGTGACAAGGATGTCTTCTCTGCGCGCATCATCCCGAGCCGCGGTGCATGGCTTGAGTTCGAGATCGACAAGCGCGATCAGGTGGGCGTGCGCGTCGACCGTAAGCGCAAGCAGTCGGTGACGACGTTCCTCAAGGCTCTCGGCATGACAAGCGAAGAGATCCTCGCCGAGTTCGCTGGCTACGAGTCGATCGCGTCGACGCTCGAGAAAGACCCGATCCTCACGAAGGAAGATGCTCTTCGCGACATCTACCGCAAGCTGCGTCCGGGCGAGCAGGTTGCTGCTGAAGCCGCTCGCGCGCTTCTCGACAACTTCTACTTCAACCCGAAGCGTTACGACCTCGCCAAGGTCGGCCGCTACAAGATCAACAAGAAGCTTGGTCTTGAAGCGCCGCTCAGCGACTCGGTGCTCACTGTTGAAGACGTCGTCGCAACGATCAAGTACCTTGTTCGCCTGCACGCGGGCGAGACGACGTTCGAGGGTCTCCGCAACGGCAAGAGCGCCGACATCCGTCTCGACATCGACGACATCGACAACTTCGGCAACCGTCGCATCCGCGCCGTCGGCGAGCTCATCCAGAACCAGGTTCGCACCGGTCTGTCGCGCATGGAGCGCGTTGTGCGTGAGCGCATGACGACGCAGGACATCGAGGCGATCACGCCGCAGACTCTGATCAACGTGCGCCCCGTCGTCGCCGCGATCAAGGAGTTCTTCGGAACAAGCCAGCTGTCGCAGTTCATGGACCAGAACAACCCGCTCGCCGGTCTGACGCACAAGCGTCGTCTCTCGGCACTCGGGCCCGGAGGTCTGTCCCGTGAGCGCGCTGGCGTCGAGGTTCGTGACGTTCACCCGTCGCACTACGGTCGCATGTGCCCGATCGAGACCCCTGAAGGCCCGAACATCGGTCTGATCGGCTCGCTCGCCACGTTTGCCCGCATCAACGCGTTCGGCTTCATCGAGACGCCGTACCGTCGCATCGTGAAGGGAAAGGTCACCGAGAAGGTCGACTACCTCACCGCGATGGAAGAAGAAGACTACATCGTCGCTCAGGCCAATGCGGTTCTGAACGACGACAGCACCTTCCGTGACGACCGCGTCCTTGCGCGCAAGGAAGACGGCGAGGTCGACCTCGTTCCTGTTGACGAGATCGCTTACATGGATGTCTCCCCGCGCCAGATGGTTTCGGTCGGCACGTCGCTGATTCCGTTCCTCGAGCACGACGACGCAAACCGTGCGCTCATGGGCGCCAACATGCAGCGTCAGGCTGTGCCGCTGCTGCGCAGCGAGTCGCCGTACGTCGGAACGGGTATGGAAGGCTTCGCGGCAATCGACGCCGGCGAGGTCATCTCGGCCGAGAAGGCCGGCGTCGTCTCGCGGGTATCCGCAGACAGCGTGACGCTCCAGCTCGACGAGGGCGGCACCAAGACGTACTACCTCGACAAGTTCCTCCGCTCGAACCAGGGAAACAGCTACAACCACCGCGTCATCGTCAACGAGGGAGACCGCGTTGAGGCTGGCGAGGTCGTCGCTGACGGTCCGTCGACAGAGAACGGCGAGCTCGCGCTCGGCAAGAACCTGCTCGTTGCGTTCATGCCGTGGGAGGGCCTCAACTTCGAGGACGCCATCATCCTCAGCCAGAACGTGGTGAAGGACGACACCCTCAGCTCGATTCACATCGAGGAGTACGAGGTTGACGCTCGCGACACCAAGCTCGGCAAGGAAGAGATCACCCGTGATCTGCCCAACGTGAGCCCTGACCTGCTCAAGGACCTCGACGAGCGCGGTGTCATCCGCATTGGAGCCGAGGTTCACCCCGGCGACATCCTCGTCGGCAAGGTCACACCGAAGGGTGAGACCGAGCTCAGCGCTGAAGAGCGACTGCTTCGCGCGATCTTCAACGAGAAGAGCCGCGAGGTGCGCGACACCAGCCTCAAGGTTCCTCACGGTGAGAGCGGAACGGTCATCGCTGTCAAGGAGTTCGACGCAGAAGAGGGTGACGACGAGCTCGGCTCGGGCGTCAACCGCCGCGTCGTTGTCTACATCGCCCAGAAGCGCAAGATTACCGAGGGCGACAAGCTCGCGGGACGCCACGGAAACAAGGGCGTCATCTCGAAGATCCTGCCGGTGGAGGACATGCCGTTCCTCTCCGATGGAACTCCTGTCGACATCATCCTCAACCCGCTCGGCATTCCTGGACGCATGAACTTCGGGCAGGTGCTCGAGACGCACCTCGGCTGGATTGCCAACCAGGGCTGGAAGGTTGAAGGCAACCCGGAGTGGGCGAAGGGGCTTCCGGCAGAAACCCGCGAGGGTACGCCGGGAACCAAGGTCGCTACGCCGGTCTTCGACGGTGCTGAAGAGCACGAGATCGCAGGCCTGCTTGACGCGACTCTCCCGAACCGCGACGGTGAGCGCATGATCACCTCGACCGGAAAGACGCGTCTCTTCGACGGTCGGTCTGGCGAGCCTTTCCCCGAGCCGGTATCGGTCGGCTTCATGTACATCCTGAAGCTGCACCACCTCGTCGACGACAAGATCCACGCACGTTCGACGGGACCGTACTCAATGATCACTCAGCAGCCTCTCGGCGGAAAGGCGCAGTTCGGTGGACAGCGCTTCGGTGAGATGGAGGTCTGGGCGCTCGAGGCATACGGTGCGGCTTACGCACTCCAGGAGCTCCTGACGATCAAGTCAGACGACATTCTCGGCCGCGTCAAGGTGTACGAGTCGATCGTCAAGGGCGAGAACATCCAGGAGCCAGGCATTCCCGAGAGCTTCAAGGTGCTCATGAAGGAAATGCAGTCGCTGTGCTTGAACGTCGAGGTACTCTCGGCCGACGGCACCGCGGTGAGTCTGCGCGACACCGACGACGACGCGTTCCGCGCCGCCGAGGAGTTGGGCATCAACATTTCCTCCAGGTTCGAGTCCTCGTCTATTGACGAGATCTAA